The following proteins are co-located in the Flectobacillus major DSM 103 genome:
- a CDS encoding T9SS type A sorting domain-containing protein has protein sequence MKNYVLLCLVLLCWVQNSLSQTTNRVKIIHITPSEDTGQDYSPWYTDDLSQLVANAWINNNKWVDVTLRFEYKSAVSKLSFYDKEGSFADAPAYIYALNDTSMTYLGKFEGLAYLTFVDLVLPNTITADAIVVRKFGNNIPQKVQVFGDPIPGATKVLPPSNRLKIMGINPSEYTGQDYSPWLTDNLDSLVENAWTGNNKWVDIKLTLEHKSLISKLSLYDYTGTFVDDPVSIYALNDTTMTYLGKFEGLTYMNFVDIPVANPTIAEAIIIRKFGNNIPQKVQIYGEAIAGTPKLVPPMEKLKVIGITPSENTGQDYAPWITDDINSVVQSVWGGNDKWVDIKLTLEHRSILSKLSFYDGSGTFTDKPASIYALNGTQLTFLGNFEGLSYNTFVDLVLSNPTVADAVIIRKFGNNIPLKVQVYGTIINGAVTPPPTNPNNPTIIGTKIPIVASRWYQLNNTSNGLDALFDGVTDVNVFTGWGKILDNFDAYYPLQVGESIHIQSIKFYDGTGTMENTPFKLYGITDQWERVLIATFTGATYMSWVGPDPNNQGVFTLANPPSANFRYLVINCNGAYPTEMELYGTYTAGTGVTTTPPLKNIKMKDGFGINAFEWDFLKSTDASLIDESKMATFSAFSGFRQYMDWEKLEHYEDVYTYNPCFNGGWNYDIIYERCQQAGIVVLPCLQGAPNWMYNTYPAEDQDNNIVPVKYGKSFSDPNSYREQAQVAFQYVARYGSNPNVDTTLLSVFTQPRWTNDNVNTLKVGLGTIQYIECGNERDKWWKGRKAYQTAREYAANLSAFYDGHKNTMGPGIGAKNADPNIKVVMAGLASASPDYIRGMIDWCKEFRGYKPDGTVNLCWDVINYHLYSDNANSSQSGSSSRAAAPEVSIAGNVAKAFVKVAHEEAYDMPVWITELGFDINQGSPLKAIAIGDKPATITQADWGLRSALMYNRLGVEKSFFFMLYDDNPLNPVQFSSSGLINQDKSRRPIADYLYQTKNLIGDYVYKQTLSLDPLVDRYELNGKSAYILTIPDEIGRTGSYTLNLGNIHDIKIFTPKAGSEKMDSVSVSNSNGQFQIAVTETPIFVIPSEVGSQTAKTTQSILSGANYKLASGFDKLTESRNPELQTRAVVYPNPVSEVLYIMTDDISTIAQAKLQSANGSTVFETKNLSSNSIDLKAIPSGLYWLNISLKDGKHEIHKVSIVK, from the coding sequence ATGAAAAACTATGTGCTCCTTTGTTTGGTACTCCTCTGCTGGGTACAAAACAGCCTATCACAAACAACCAACCGTGTCAAAATTATTCACATTACACCTAGCGAAGATACTGGCCAAGATTATTCGCCTTGGTACACCGACGACCTCTCTCAACTTGTTGCCAATGCTTGGATAAACAACAACAAATGGGTAGACGTTACTCTTCGATTTGAGTACAAAAGTGCTGTTTCTAAGCTCTCTTTTTATGATAAAGAGGGTAGCTTTGCCGATGCCCCTGCCTACATTTACGCATTGAACGACACCTCGATGACCTACCTTGGCAAATTTGAGGGACTGGCCTATTTAACTTTTGTGGATTTGGTATTGCCCAATACCATCACTGCCGATGCCATTGTTGTTAGAAAATTTGGCAATAATATTCCTCAAAAAGTACAGGTTTTTGGCGACCCTATCCCTGGAGCTACCAAGGTATTACCTCCAAGCAATCGGCTCAAAATTATGGGTATCAATCCCAGCGAATATACAGGTCAGGATTACTCGCCTTGGTTGACCGACAACTTGGATTCGCTTGTTGAAAATGCGTGGACAGGCAATAACAAATGGGTAGACATAAAACTAACCTTAGAACATAAAAGCTTAATTTCCAAGCTCTCGCTCTATGACTATACTGGTACTTTTGTCGATGACCCTGTTTCTATTTATGCCCTCAACGATACCACGATGACCTATTTAGGAAAATTTGAAGGCTTGACATACATGAATTTTGTTGATATACCAGTTGCCAATCCTACGATTGCCGAAGCCATTATTATCCGAAAATTTGGGAATAATATTCCTCAAAAAGTACAAATTTATGGAGAGGCAATAGCTGGTACCCCTAAGCTGGTACCTCCAATGGAAAAACTCAAAGTGATAGGTATCACACCAAGTGAAAATACAGGGCAAGACTATGCCCCTTGGATAACCGACGACATCAATAGTGTTGTTCAGAGTGTTTGGGGGGGCAACGACAAATGGGTAGATATTAAACTGACCCTTGAGCACCGAAGTATTCTTTCCAAACTGTCGTTTTACGATGGTTCGGGTACGTTTACCGACAAGCCTGCCTCTATTTATGCCCTCAATGGTACACAACTAACTTTTCTAGGTAATTTTGAGGGCTTGAGTTACAACACCTTTGTCGACTTAGTGCTATCCAACCCTACAGTTGCCGATGCCGTTATTATTAGAAAATTCGGGAATAATATTCCGCTAAAAGTACAAGTTTATGGAACTATCATTAATGGTGCGGTAACGCCTCCACCAACCAACCCCAATAACCCAACTATTATTGGTACAAAAATCCCGATTGTAGCCAGTAGATGGTATCAACTCAACAATACAAGTAATGGTTTGGATGCTCTATTCGATGGCGTAACCGATGTAAATGTATTTACAGGCTGGGGTAAAATACTCGATAATTTTGATGCCTACTATCCGCTTCAAGTAGGCGAAAGTATTCATATCCAAAGTATTAAATTTTATGACGGCACTGGTACTATGGAAAATACTCCTTTCAAACTCTATGGTATTACAGACCAATGGGAAAGGGTGCTGATTGCTACTTTTACAGGAGCGACTTATATGAGCTGGGTAGGCCCCGACCCCAACAACCAAGGAGTATTTACTTTGGCCAACCCTCCTAGTGCCAATTTTAGGTATTTAGTTATCAATTGCAATGGGGCGTATCCTACCGAAATGGAGCTATATGGTACTTATACCGCTGGTACAGGAGTAACTACAACGCCTCCGCTCAAAAATATCAAAATGAAAGATGGCTTTGGTATCAATGCCTTTGAATGGGATTTTCTGAAAAGTACCGATGCCTCGCTTATTGATGAAAGTAAAATGGCAACGTTTAGTGCATTTTCTGGATTCCGTCAATATATGGACTGGGAAAAACTAGAACACTACGAAGACGTTTATACCTATAATCCTTGTTTTAATGGTGGCTGGAATTATGATATTATTTACGAACGTTGCCAACAGGCGGGTATTGTTGTGCTGCCATGTTTGCAGGGTGCTCCTAACTGGATGTACAATACTTATCCTGCCGAAGACCAAGACAATAATATTGTTCCTGTAAAATACGGGAAATCTTTTTCCGACCCTAATTCGTATCGAGAACAAGCTCAGGTAGCTTTCCAGTATGTTGCTCGCTATGGTAGTAACCCCAATGTAGATACTACCCTGTTGAGTGTCTTTACTCAGCCTCGTTGGACAAACGACAATGTCAATACCCTTAAAGTAGGGCTTGGTACAATCCAATATATTGAATGTGGCAATGAACGTGATAAATGGTGGAAAGGCCGAAAAGCGTATCAAACGGCTCGTGAATATGCCGCCAATTTATCGGCTTTTTATGATGGTCACAAAAATACGATGGGGCCAGGTATTGGAGCTAAAAATGCAGACCCTAATATCAAAGTTGTTATGGCTGGCCTAGCATCGGCATCGCCCGACTACATCCGTGGAATGATTGATTGGTGTAAAGAATTTAGAGGTTACAAACCCGATGGTACGGTCAATCTTTGTTGGGATGTCATTAATTATCATTTGTATTCTGACAATGCCAATTCCAGCCAAAGTGGTTCATCTTCACGTGCTGCTGCACCAGAGGTATCTATTGCAGGCAATGTAGCCAAAGCTTTTGTCAAAGTAGCTCACGAAGAAGCTTATGATATGCCTGTTTGGATTACCGAGTTAGGCTTTGATATTAACCAAGGTAGTCCTCTCAAAGCCATTGCTATTGGCGACAAACCAGCTACCATTACCCAAGCCGATTGGGGCCTCCGTTCGGCATTGATGTACAATCGTTTGGGAGTAGAAAAAAGCTTTTTCTTTATGCTATACGATGACAATCCCTTAAATCCTGTACAGTTTTCGTCATCAGGATTAATCAATCAAGATAAAAGCCGTCGTCCAATAGCTGATTATTTGTACCAAACCAAAAATCTTATTGGAGACTATGTCTACAAACAAACGCTTTCACTCGACCCACTGGTTGACCGCTACGAGCTAAATGGTAAATCGGCATATATTTTGACGATTCCCGACGAAATCGGTCGCACGGGTAGCTATACTCTTAATTTGGGCAATATCCATGACATTAAGATTTTTACACCAAAAGCAGGTAGCGAAAAAATGGATAGTGTAAGTGTAAGTAATAGCAATGGACAGTTTCAGATAGCCGTAACTGAAACTCCGATTTTTGTTATTCCGAGCGAAGTAGGCTCACAAACAGCCAAAACCACACAAAGTATTTTATCAGGGGCTAATTATAAACTTGCTTCAGGGTTCGACAAGTTGACTGAAAGCAGAAATCCAGAACTCCAAACCCGTGCTGTGGTATATCCAAACCCTGTTTCGGAGGTATTATACATCATGACTGACGATATTAGTACTATTGCACAGGCTAAGCTACAAAGTGCCAATGGTTCGACAGTTTTTGAAACTAAAAACCTTTCTAGCAATAGTATCGACCTCAAAGCTATTCCTTCAGGTTTGTATTGGCTCAATATTAGTTTAAAAGACGGTAAACATGAAATCCATAAAGTGTCTATCGTAAAATAA
- a CDS encoding HopJ type III effector protein, which yields MSIVLLLEKIQNTPDSIEFSEVIATIDQHYDFTPTAFRNGDTINQAGQNSGSCKLFSFAQIQNLTQSQTLACFGAFYRKDVLENPIGTDHQNIRNFIKFGWDGIQFEGNALTQK from the coding sequence ATGTCTATCGTTTTGCTTTTAGAAAAAATCCAGAATACTCCCGACAGTATTGAGTTTAGTGAGGTTATTGCAACTATCGACCAACACTATGACTTTACGCCAACAGCTTTTCGTAATGGCGATACCATAAATCAGGCAGGGCAAAATTCGGGTTCTTGCAAGTTGTTTTCGTTTGCCCAAATACAAAACCTAACCCAAAGTCAAACTTTGGCATGTTTTGGTGCGTTTTATAGAAAAGATGTACTCGAAAACCCCATAGGAACAGACCACCAAAACATCAGAAATTTTATCAAATTTGGCTGGGATGGTATCCAATTTGAAGGAAACGCACTTACGCAAAAATAA
- a CDS encoding response regulator: protein MAWSQTITDGAIDLRQYDFSAKEPISLANNWAFYWKELLTPQQVQSGKFAPNYYVPFSKIWNEQPQLALPIKAFGYATYSNTIYINRRINPVVAFTIPAAYSSYSCWINGELIAQNGIVAKDRQHYKPHWLPILKIYDIKSDTLRIVVQVANFDHSKGGFSQVIKIGNPRDLYETRERELASDMLLTGILLMGAFLFFGLYFMGQHEREVLYFGIFCLLFVYRIVGVDNLYYLHHLFPNIDWHITIHLEYGAMYCAIFVFCIFLRRLYPEETGDLFLKFIAGSSLAFTILLIVAPIYIYTYSARYFYYIVLIFVVYNLITVIRAFLLKRQGSFYALLSFIFLGIAVIFSILGYYRFIDYNPIYFFFGYLSFIFFQNLILSYRFSYSLRHAKEQAEQGGRAKSEFLANMSHEIRTPLNGIIGFTDLLMKTKLDETQHKYMSTVFQSANSLLDIINDILDFSKIEAGKLELVIEKTDLLELGQQIINIITFQADEKKLEVLLNIPPDIHRFIWTDPVRLRQILVNLLGNAVKFTEKGEIELKVEVLPATSEGYTNFRFLVRDTGVGIDTTNQTKIFNAFAQEDASTTRKFGGTGLGLTISNKLLSLMGSSLKLESTKGIGSTFYFDVSLRSEQGEPMQWDNIDKIKKALIVDDNANNRQILQEMLALKNIASQQAENGIVALEYLEEGRQYDVILMDYHMPYMDGLETIKHIRKKIDYSVDKQPIMLLYSSSDDQHISTSCAELGVHHRLLKPINIQQLYNSLSRLTETHIFTNGLDKEYVPKVLSSSEKLTIMIVEDNPVNMLLAKTIFRGLFSNATILEAENGLQAIETYKTNNIDIIFMDVQMPVMGGYEATKGIRALESDTHIPIIALTAGTVKGEREKCLEAGMDDYITKPVVRATLEKTIVKWINVQWESSVQQTNTTIPEEMDYHFDKAELSKRLDNDANFMAQLLLIAKEHLGTFDIELQKLIDEQNLKEIKALAHKLKGTALSSSFPYLASLADRLEHIEEYNETLIVEIQANMKAEIAILKTLI from the coding sequence ATGGCTTGGTCTCAAACAATAACCGATGGTGCAATTGACCTTCGACAATATGACTTTTCAGCAAAAGAACCTATATCATTAGCAAACAATTGGGCATTTTATTGGAAAGAGTTATTGACTCCCCAACAAGTACAAAGCGGAAAATTCGCTCCCAATTACTATGTTCCGTTTTCTAAGATATGGAATGAACAGCCCCAACTAGCACTACCCATAAAGGCGTTTGGGTATGCCACTTACAGTAATACCATATATATCAATCGTCGTATAAACCCTGTTGTTGCCTTTACCATTCCTGCAGCGTATTCGAGCTATAGCTGTTGGATTAATGGCGAATTAATCGCCCAAAATGGTATTGTAGCCAAAGACCGTCAACACTACAAACCACATTGGCTTCCTATTCTGAAAATATATGATATAAAATCTGACACTTTACGAATAGTTGTACAGGTAGCCAACTTTGACCATTCTAAAGGTGGTTTTTCGCAAGTAATTAAGATAGGTAATCCTCGGGATTTATATGAAACCAGAGAACGAGAATTGGCTTCAGATATGCTACTGACAGGTATTTTATTGATGGGGGCATTCTTGTTTTTTGGCTTGTACTTTATGGGGCAACACGAGCGGGAGGTACTCTATTTTGGTATTTTCTGCCTATTGTTTGTCTATCGAATTGTTGGGGTCGATAACCTATATTATCTACATCATCTGTTTCCTAATATCGACTGGCATATAACCATACACCTAGAGTATGGAGCAATGTATTGTGCTATTTTTGTATTTTGTATTTTTTTAAGAAGACTCTATCCAGAAGAAACGGGCGACCTTTTCCTTAAATTTATTGCGGGTAGTAGTTTAGCTTTTACGATATTGCTAATCGTAGCACCTATTTATATATATACTTATAGTGCCCGCTATTTTTATTATATCGTTTTGATTTTTGTGGTCTATAACCTCATTACTGTGATTAGGGCATTTTTGCTCAAGCGACAAGGCTCGTTTTATGCTTTACTGAGTTTTATCTTTTTGGGTATTGCTGTAATATTCAGTATATTAGGTTATTATCGTTTTATAGACTATAATCCTATTTATTTCTTTTTTGGCTATTTGAGCTTTATTTTCTTTCAAAACCTTATTTTATCCTATCGTTTTTCTTATTCGTTGCGTCATGCCAAAGAACAAGCCGAACAGGGTGGGCGAGCTAAATCTGAATTTTTGGCTAATATGAGCCATGAAATCCGTACTCCTTTGAATGGAATTATTGGTTTTACAGATTTACTGATGAAAACCAAACTCGACGAAACTCAGCATAAATATATGTCAACGGTGTTTCAGTCGGCCAATTCTTTGCTTGATATTATCAATGATATATTAGACTTTTCAAAGATTGAGGCAGGCAAACTGGAGTTGGTTATCGAGAAAACAGACCTCTTAGAGCTAGGTCAGCAGATTATCAATATTATAACTTTTCAGGCCGATGAGAAAAAGTTGGAAGTACTCTTAAATATTCCACCAGACATTCATCGCTTTATTTGGACAGACCCTGTGCGTTTGAGACAAATCCTTGTAAATCTTTTAGGAAACGCTGTTAAGTTTACTGAAAAAGGCGAAATAGAACTCAAAGTGGAGGTATTGCCAGCTACCAGCGAAGGCTATACCAATTTTAGGTTTTTGGTACGAGATACAGGCGTTGGGATCGATACTACTAATCAAACCAAAATATTTAATGCCTTTGCACAAGAAGACGCATCAACTACACGAAAATTTGGTGGTACAGGACTTGGGCTTACTATTTCTAATAAACTACTGAGCTTGATGGGGTCTAGCCTCAAGCTAGAAAGTACCAAAGGAATAGGCAGTACTTTTTACTTCGATGTGTCTTTGCGTTCTGAGCAGGGAGAACCAATGCAGTGGGACAATATCGACAAGATTAAGAAAGCCTTAATTGTAGATGATAATGCTAATAACCGCCAAATTTTGCAGGAAATGCTGGCCCTCAAAAATATTGCTTCTCAACAGGCCGAAAATGGTATCGTTGCTTTGGAGTATCTGGAGGAGGGTCGACAATATGATGTAATTCTGATGGATTACCACATGCCCTACATGGATGGCCTAGAAACGATTAAACATATTCGTAAAAAAATAGATTATTCGGTTGATAAACAACCTATTATGTTGTTGTATAGCTCTTCCGATGATCAACACATTAGTACATCCTGTGCCGAATTGGGAGTACACCATCGTTTGTTGAAACCTATCAATATTCAGCAGTTGTACAACTCATTGTCGAGGCTTACCGAAACTCATATATTTACGAATGGGCTCGACAAAGAATATGTGCCAAAGGTATTGTCGTCTTCCGAAAAGCTAACAATTATGATTGTAGAAGACAATCCAGTGAATATGCTTTTGGCCAAAACAATTTTTAGAGGGCTTTTTAGTAATGCTACTATTTTAGAAGCCGAAAATGGGCTTCAGGCCATCGAAACCTATAAAACTAATAATATTGATATTATTTTTATGGATGTGCAGATGCCCGTTATGGGGGGCTACGAGGCTACCAAGGGTATTCGTGCTTTGGAGTCGGACACGCATATACCGATTATTGCTCTTACAGCGGGAACAGTTAAGGGTGAACGAGAGAAGTGCTTGGAAGCAGGGATGGACGATTATATAACCAAACCTGTAGTGCGAGCAACCTTAGAAAAAACGATTGTGAAATGGATAAATGTGCAATGGGAATCATCTGTCCAGCAAACCAATACCACTATACCCGAAGAAATGGATTACCATTTTGATAAAGCCGAGTTGTCTAAACGCTTAGATAACGATGCCAATTTCATGGCTCAGTTGCTACTGATAGCCAAAGAACATTTGGGTACATTTGATATTGAATTACAAAAACTGATTGATGAACAAAATTTGAAGGAAATAAAAGCCTTGGCTCATAAGTTAAAAGGTACGGCACTATCGAGTAGCTTTCCTTATTTGGCAAGCCTAGCCGACCGCCTCGAACATATTGAAGAGTACAACGAAACCCTAATAGTAGAAATACAAGCAAATATGAAAGCTGAAATAGCAATATTAAAGACGTTGATTTAG